A section of the Mycobacterium sp. 3519A genome encodes:
- a CDS encoding esterase family protein: MKFVGKMRGAWVRRLTIAAMAAAVLPGLVGFVGGSATAGAFSRPGLPVEYLMVPSAGMGRDIKVQFQSGGANTPGVYLLDGLRAQDDFNGWDINTAAFEWYLNSGLSVIMPVGGQSSFYSDWYSPACSKKTGACQTYKWETFLTQELPAYLAANKGVDASRNAAVGLSMAGSAALTLAIYHPNQFQYAASLSGFLNLSEGWWPMLVNISMGDAGGYKADDMWGKTEDPNSAWKRNDPMVNMAKLVANNTRIWVYCGNGTPSDLSAGVSAGNLFNAKFLESFTLRTNKTFQENYIAAGGKNGVFNFPSDGVHDWPYWGQQLQQMKPDIQRVLGATPQEVPMAQATANTSGG; encoded by the coding sequence ATGAAGTTCGTTGGGAAGATGCGCGGCGCCTGGGTGCGTCGGCTCACGATTGCGGCCATGGCCGCTGCCGTGTTGCCCGGCCTCGTGGGGTTCGTCGGCGGCTCGGCGACTGCGGGGGCTTTTTCTCGTCCGGGTCTGCCGGTCGAGTACCTCATGGTTCCGTCAGCGGGGATGGGACGCGACATCAAGGTTCAGTTTCAGAGCGGCGGCGCCAACACTCCTGGCGTGTACCTGCTCGACGGCCTTCGTGCCCAGGACGACTTCAACGGCTGGGACATCAACACTGCGGCATTTGAGTGGTACCTCAACTCCGGCCTTTCGGTGATCATGCCGGTCGGCGGGCAGTCCAGCTTCTACAGCGACTGGTATTCGCCAGCGTGCAGCAAGAAGACCGGGGCCTGCCAGACCTATAAATGGGAGACGTTCCTGACTCAGGAGCTGCCGGCATACCTGGCGGCCAACAAGGGCGTCGACGCCAGCCGCAACGCCGCAGTCGGTCTGTCGATGGCCGGTTCGGCCGCGCTGACCCTGGCGATCTACCACCCCAACCAGTTCCAGTACGCAGCCTCGCTGTCCGGCTTCTTGAACCTGTCCGAGGGTTGGTGGCCGATGCTGGTGAACATCTCAATGGGTGACGCAGGCGGCTACAAGGCCGACGACATGTGGGGTAAGACCGAGGACCCCAACAGCGCGTGGAAGCGCAACGACCCGATGGTCAACATGGCGAAGCTGGTCGCGAACAACACCCGCATCTGGGTCTACTGCGGTAACGGCACTCCTTCGGACCTGAGCGCGGGCGTGTCGGCGGGCAACCTGTTCAACGCCAAGTTCCTGGAGAGCTTCACGCTCCGCACGAACAAGACGTTCCAGGAGAACTACATCGCCGCGGGCGGTAAGAACGGCGTGTTCAACTTCCCGAGCGACGGTGTGCACGACTGGCCGTACTGGGGTCAGCAGCTGCAGCAGATGAAGCCCGACATCCAGCGGGTGCTCGGCGCGACGCCGCAGGAAGTTCCCATGGCGCAGGCCACCGCTAACACCTCCGGCGGCTAA
- a CDS encoding DUF732 domain-containing protein, translating into MQQPERRPTGLANLSRWSATSFLVASSAALLTGCSVVNDVMTTVGMSTSESAPAPSQPDSDGNAMVVTEQQRAYLDALNAAGVRPSSDLMALRIGSYVCQARAAKQSDQAVWDVVVPLVRGDVRTAHLSSSAAAGDVDAATADYIRIATDRLC; encoded by the coding sequence GTGCAGCAGCCCGAACGACGCCCGACCGGCTTGGCAAACCTGTCCAGGTGGTCGGCAACCTCGTTTCTGGTCGCGTCGTCCGCGGCCCTGCTGACCGGGTGCTCCGTCGTCAACGATGTGATGACCACCGTCGGAATGTCGACGTCCGAGAGTGCGCCCGCGCCGTCCCAACCGGACAGCGACGGCAACGCGATGGTCGTGACCGAACAGCAGCGCGCGTATCTCGATGCGCTGAACGCTGCCGGAGTCAGACCGTCGAGCGATTTGATGGCGCTGCGCATCGGGTCGTACGTGTGCCAGGCGCGTGCCGCCAAACAGAGTGATCAAGCTGTCTGGGACGTCGTGGTGCCGTTGGTGCGCGGCGACGTGCGGACCGCGCACCTGAGTTCGTCGGCGGCGGCGGGTGACGTGGACGCGGCGACGGCTGACTACATTCGGATCGCAACCGACAGACTCTGCTAG
- a CDS encoding alpha/beta hydrolase-fold protein, producing MRGLIRGFLTVALAAGLWSVGTSMAPVAKADVEMLMVPSAAMGRDIPVAFQGGGPHMVVLLDAFNAAPDVSNWVTAGNAMNTLAGKGISVAAPAGGAWSLYTNWEQDGGRQWETFLADELPNWMAANKGLAPSGHGIVGAAQGGTGAVTIATFHPDRYRFAGSLSGFLNPSNTYTNGAITAGLAQYGGVDTRNMWGLPQLGRWKWHDPDVHVQLLADNNTRLWIFSPSTLGCADPAAMIGYCDQAQGSNRSFYQHYRSVGGHNGHFDFPDGPQHDWGTWAGQLGAMSGELVATIR from the coding sequence ATGCGTGGGTTGATACGAGGGTTCTTGACCGTGGCGCTGGCCGCTGGACTGTGGTCGGTCGGCACGTCCATGGCGCCGGTCGCCAAGGCCGACGTCGAGATGCTGATGGTGCCGTCGGCCGCGATGGGCCGCGATATCCCCGTCGCCTTCCAGGGCGGCGGCCCGCACATGGTGGTGCTGCTCGACGCGTTCAACGCGGCACCCGACGTGAGCAACTGGGTGACGGCGGGCAACGCGATGAACACGCTCGCCGGTAAAGGCATCTCGGTGGCCGCACCCGCAGGTGGAGCGTGGAGCCTCTACACCAACTGGGAGCAGGACGGCGGCAGGCAGTGGGAGACCTTCCTGGCCGACGAGCTGCCCAACTGGATGGCCGCCAACAAGGGCCTGGCGCCGAGCGGGCACGGCATCGTCGGCGCCGCGCAGGGCGGCACCGGAGCGGTGACCATCGCCACCTTCCATCCTGACCGCTACCGCTTCGCCGGATCGCTGTCCGGATTCCTGAACCCGTCCAACACCTACACCAACGGCGCGATCACCGCCGGACTCGCGCAGTACGGCGGCGTCGACACCCGCAACATGTGGGGCTTGCCGCAGCTGGGCCGGTGGAAGTGGCATGACCCGGATGTGCACGTGCAGTTGCTCGCGGACAACAACACTCGGCTGTGGATCTTCAGCCCGTCGACGCTGGGATGCGCCGATCCGGCCGCGATGATCGGCTACTGCGATCAGGCCCAGGGCAGCAACCGTTCGTTCTACCAGCACTACCGCTCTGTCGGCGGGCACAACGGGCACTTCGACTTCCCCGACGGCCCGCAACACGACTGGGGTACCTGGGCTGGTCAGCTCGGCGCGATGTCAGGGGAACTCGTCGCCACGATCAGGTAG
- the fadD32 gene encoding long-chain-fatty-acid--AMP ligase FadD32, with translation MAFHNPFLKDGLIKFPDNGSLVKHVEKWAKVRGDKLAYRFLDFSTERDGVARDLTWSDFGARNRALAARLQQVTQPGDRVAILCPQNLDYVVALYGTIYSGRIAVPLFDPSEPGHVGRLHAVLDDCTPSAILTTTEAAEGVRKFFRTRPAKERPRVIAVDAVPVEVGATWVPVEDVTEDTIAYLQYTSGSTRVPTGVQITHLNLATNIVQVIEALDGQEGDRGCSWLPFFHDMGLITAMLSPMIGYHFTFMTPAAFVRRPGRWLREMSRKPDDTGGVISVAPNFAFDHAAARGLPKDDEPPLDLSVVKCILNGSEPISAATVNRFNEAFAPYGFKPQAIKPSYGLAEATLFVSTTPMDAEPSIVHVDRDALNTGTFVQVDADSPKAVAQAGAGKIGVAEWAVIVDADTASELPDGQIGEVWISGQNMGTGYWGKPEETVATFQNILKSRTNPSHAQGAADDATWVRTGDLGAYHDGELYITGRTKDLVIIDGRNHYPQDLEYSAQEASKALRTGFVAAFSVPANQLPDEVFENAHAGLKRDPGDTSEQLVIVGERAPGAHKLELGPIADEIRAAIAVRHGVTVRDVLLTAAGAIPRTSSGKIGRRACRAAYLDGSLRSGRVANAFPDETD, from the coding sequence ATGGCGTTCCACAACCCGTTTCTGAAAGACGGACTGATCAAGTTTCCGGACAACGGAAGCTTGGTCAAGCACGTCGAGAAGTGGGCCAAGGTGCGTGGTGACAAGCTCGCCTATCGGTTCCTCGACTTCTCCACCGAGCGCGACGGCGTGGCGCGTGACCTGACATGGTCCGACTTCGGTGCGCGCAACCGTGCGCTCGCCGCCCGCCTGCAGCAGGTGACTCAGCCCGGCGACCGGGTGGCGATCCTGTGCCCGCAGAACCTCGACTACGTCGTCGCGTTGTACGGCACCATCTACTCGGGTCGTATCGCCGTGCCACTGTTCGACCCGTCCGAGCCCGGTCACGTCGGCCGGTTGCATGCGGTGCTCGACGACTGCACGCCGTCGGCGATCCTGACCACCACCGAGGCCGCAGAAGGCGTGCGAAAGTTCTTCCGCACCAGGCCTGCCAAGGAACGCCCCCGCGTCATCGCCGTCGACGCGGTACCCGTCGAGGTGGGCGCGACGTGGGTCCCGGTCGAGGACGTCACCGAGGACACCATCGCTTACCTGCAGTACACATCGGGCTCGACGCGCGTCCCGACCGGAGTTCAGATCACCCACCTCAATCTGGCGACCAACATCGTCCAGGTCATCGAGGCCCTCGACGGCCAGGAAGGTGACCGCGGCTGCTCGTGGCTGCCGTTCTTCCACGACATGGGCCTCATCACGGCGATGTTGTCGCCGATGATCGGATACCACTTCACGTTCATGACTCCTGCCGCCTTCGTCCGCAGGCCCGGCCGGTGGCTGCGGGAGATGTCGCGCAAACCCGACGACACCGGCGGCGTCATCTCGGTGGCGCCGAACTTCGCCTTCGACCACGCTGCGGCGCGCGGTCTGCCCAAGGATGACGAGCCGCCGCTCGACTTGAGCGTGGTGAAGTGCATCCTCAACGGCAGCGAGCCGATCTCGGCCGCCACCGTGAACAGGTTCAACGAGGCGTTCGCTCCGTACGGATTCAAGCCTCAGGCGATCAAGCCCTCCTACGGACTGGCGGAGGCGACGCTGTTCGTGTCGACCACACCGATGGACGCCGAGCCCAGCATCGTCCACGTCGACCGCGATGCGCTGAACACCGGCACGTTCGTCCAGGTCGACGCCGACTCGCCGAAGGCCGTCGCACAGGCAGGTGCAGGCAAGATCGGCGTCGCAGAGTGGGCGGTGATCGTCGACGCGGACACCGCCAGCGAGCTGCCTGACGGTCAGATCGGCGAGGTCTGGATCAGTGGGCAGAACATGGGCACGGGCTACTGGGGTAAGCCCGAGGAGACGGTCGCCACCTTCCAGAACATCCTGAAGTCGCGGACCAATCCGTCGCACGCCCAGGGCGCAGCAGACGACGCGACGTGGGTGCGCACCGGCGACCTTGGCGCCTACCACGACGGCGAGCTCTACATCACCGGCCGCACAAAGGATCTGGTGATCATCGACGGCCGCAACCACTATCCCCAGGACCTCGAGTACTCGGCGCAGGAGGCGTCGAAGGCGCTTCGCACGGGGTTCGTCGCCGCATTCTCGGTGCCCGCGAACCAGTTGCCTGACGAGGTGTTCGAGAACGCGCACGCCGGTCTCAAGCGCGATCCGGGCGACACATCCGAGCAGTTGGTGATCGTCGGGGAGAGAGCGCCCGGCGCGCACAAGCTCGAACTGGGCCCGATCGCCGACGAGATTCGCGCCGCGATCGCGGTGCGCCACGGCGTCACCGTGCGTGACGTGCTGCTGACCGCCGCGGGCGCGATCCCGCGCACGTCGAGCGGCAAGATCGGCCGCCGTGCCTGCCGCGCCGCCTATCTCGACGGCAGCCTGCGCAGCGGGCGCGTGGCCAACGCGTTCCCCGACGAAACCGACTAG
- a CDS encoding cutinase family protein, which translates to MSKTNRRKRHRILALVAAGAMALVVVLIVAIVIVVLRKPETPTTALPPGAVPPTAVPPTGKKPRPDFQSADCPDVEMISIPGTWESSPQLDPHNPVQFPAALLLNVTNPVRAQFGNDRLEIFTVPYTAQFHNPLSADKQMSYNDSRAEGTRNAVNEMKRMNDQCPLTSYVLVGFSQGAVIAGDIASDIGNGRGPVDEDLVLGVTVIADGRRQDNIGQDIGPNPDGQGAEITLQEVPTLSAMGLTMTGPRPGGFGSLNDRTNEICARGDLICAAPESAFNITQLPRTLEVLAGNGGQPIHAMYATPEFWNLDGASATQWTLGWAQNVIDNAPHPKHG; encoded by the coding sequence ATGTCCAAAACCAATCGGCGGAAACGCCACCGTATCCTCGCGCTCGTCGCAGCCGGGGCGATGGCCCTTGTCGTCGTGTTGATCGTCGCGATCGTGATCGTGGTGCTGCGCAAGCCGGAGACCCCGACGACCGCGCTGCCGCCGGGCGCGGTGCCGCCCACCGCGGTCCCGCCCACCGGTAAGAAGCCGCGTCCGGATTTCCAGTCCGCCGACTGCCCGGACGTCGAGATGATCTCGATCCCGGGCACCTGGGAGTCCTCGCCGCAGTTGGACCCGCACAACCCGGTGCAGTTCCCGGCGGCGCTGCTGCTCAACGTGACCAATCCAGTGCGCGCGCAGTTCGGCAACGATCGGCTGGAGATCTTCACCGTCCCGTACACCGCGCAGTTCCACAATCCGCTGTCGGCCGACAAGCAGATGTCCTACAACGACAGTCGGGCGGAGGGCACCCGCAACGCGGTCAACGAGATGAAGCGGATGAACGATCAGTGCCCGTTGACCAGTTACGTGCTCGTCGGCTTCTCGCAGGGCGCGGTGATCGCCGGTGACATCGCCAGCGACATCGGTAACGGGCGTGGACCGGTCGACGAGGACCTGGTGCTCGGGGTCACGGTGATCGCCGACGGCCGCCGCCAGGACAACATCGGTCAGGACATCGGGCCGAACCCCGACGGTCAAGGTGCAGAGATCACGCTGCAGGAAGTGCCGACGCTGTCGGCGATGGGCCTGACGATGACGGGCCCGCGGCCCGGCGGATTCGGCTCGCTCAACGACCGCACCAACGAGATCTGCGCGCGCGGCGACCTGATCTGCGCGGCGCCGGAGTCGGCGTTCAACATCACTCAGTTGCCGCGCACGCTCGAGGTGCTGGCAGGCAATGGCGGACAACCCATTCACGCGATGTACGCCACGCCGGAGTTCTGGAATCTCGACGGTGCCTCGGCCACACAGTGGACACTGGGGTGGGCGCAGAACGTGATCGATAACGCTCCGCACCCAAAACATGGCTGA